Proteins encoded by one window of Melanotaenia boesemani isolate fMelBoe1 chromosome 10, fMelBoe1.pri, whole genome shotgun sequence:
- the fanci gene encoding Fanconi anemia group I protein, with protein sequence MDKIVSLSDEDSTTELQKYLSSLTNDKLITVITNSALKGKVGAVIKGILKGSPTNSTEGSNRRLFVYQHCIPLCESGDLQTEVAADIIGLLMLETHALSGPSLAQLAALFVDAIKVGKMGSGKSLELFPTILTALAACETLSYGKGELSGEEYKKQLINSLCSSRWDPQCVIHLTTMFRDVPMSSEELQFLVEKVLRMFTKMDLQEIPPLVYQLLLLSAKGCKKQVLDGITSYFKDQDIRQEEEQKHGESLDLEVQSIPQDQLRHVEGTVILHIVFAIRLDHELGREFLKSFKTSYGDLCPFSVALLLSVARIQRYEEQVFDLLKGGVIKSFKDEQLQQGSKFLQGLLLGNCSVAQMILDTVKNSVFGWDHVTQGLVQLGFFLMDTFGPKPGPFGKSTDGPLGVARTPTQQACKLGRQVLLQGFKMHEPIRGEILEQVLNRLVTKTASPVSHYLELFSDIAVSAPMILLESSSKVIETFDNLSYLPLTTVQGLLKAVQPLLKVSMSLKDALILVLRKAMFSSQLDGRKSAVTGFLLLLKNFKVLGSLASSQCSQAVSSSQVQVDVHSRYNSAANEAFCLEILSSLRRCLGQQADVRLMLYEGFYDVLRRNSQLASSIMQTLLLQLRRYYEPEQDLLPPVKLEPCITAHGDQVYLQEPLAHLVSCTVHCLLWLQNMRQSAHPNAGDSDDDEEEEEGYQSDLQTLLESTTRRMIKCELEDFELDKSAEFSMGSSVGVKNNIYAVLVMGVYEVLMEYNFIKANYNKSHFEEIIELFSRYHKLSEILKEKSGKGRLPSHKTPRSLLSMGFISTLITVLFRDNSQSREEALSVLRSNGEFVRYALSVVVQKIQQLEETGHTDGPDGQNPDRTFRFLCDMTSVLMWRYTNIPSVVEEAGKKEKRSSLAQLCLEGLLRIFTTSQQRYPDKMAQLFSAMDIAQDDPEQDDATEMNYFYIRQFQRALFTQLSGGEEDFNSKEAQLLVSILSVLSRQLNPSSKQFVQMTTWTVKICKETSFEDSAFCKGLLSLLFNLHVLYKSPVSLLLELSQDIHSKLGDIDQEVEVENQSHFAIVNMKTATAAALLVLSQVDRVLDEVDWLIATKKNQTVSDKFGTGEATQAADQQDAVEKAVTLQLGTLLTALNELVQTAHLPGTCTLSLLRELSRTYTTLTTLVKYYIQRCASRPGALPARFEKLIKLSGSHLTPQCYIFITFAQSGDMSGGADDKKKKRRNEVNIAASAKLLRETKAIPNLIFSIEQYEKYLIALSKKSKVNLMQYMKLSTSRDFRINAATLDAALQEQDCSQEETTESQDTEETQEPKKKKRKK encoded by the exons atggataaaatcgTCTCTTTATCAGATGAAGACAGTACCACCGAACTTCAGAAGTACTTATCCTCCCTGACAAATGACAAA CTTATTACAGTAATAACCAACAGCGCACTAAAGGGCAAGGTCGGGGCCGTGATTAAAGGCATATTAAAAG gatcCCCAACTAATTCCACTGAAGGATCAAATCGTAGACTATTTGTGTATCAACATTGCATCCCTCTATGTGAGTCAGGGGACCTTCAGACAGAGGTGGCAGCTGATATCATCGGACTGCTGATGTTGGAG ACTCATGCTCTGTCTGGACCATCTCTTGCACAATTGGCAGCTCTGTTTGTTGACGCTATTAAAGTGGGGAAAATGGGCAGTGGGAAATCCCTGGAGCTGTTTCCTACTATTCTTACTGCCCTTGCTGCTTGTGAAACCTTGTCATATGGCAAAG GGGAACTCAGTGGGGAGGAATACAAGAAACAGCTGATTAACAGCCTTTGCTCAAGCAG ATGGGACCCACAGTGTGTTATACATTTGACAACCATGTTCAG GGATGTCCCCATGTCAtcagaggagctgcagtttctggtgGAGAAAGTACTAAGGATGTTCACCAAAATGGATCTGCAGGAGATCCCTCCATTGGTTTACCAGCTGCTGCTTTTATCTGCTAAG GGTTGCAAGAAACAGGTCCTGGATGGAATCACCAGCTACTTTAAGGATCAAGATATTCGCCAAGAGGAAGAGCAGAAACATGGAGA GAGCTTGGATCTTGAAGTCCAGTCTATTCCACAGGACCAGCTAAGACACGTGGAAGGCACTGTTATCCTCCATATAGTCTTCGCCATACGACTGGACCATGAGCTCGGGAGAGAATTCCTTAAAAGCTTTAAG ACATCCTATGGAGATTTATGTCCTTTCAGTGTTGCCCTTTTGCTCTCAGTAGCTCGTATCCAGCGTTATGAAGAGCAG GTGTTTGATCTTTTGAAAGGAGGAGTTATCAAGAGCTTCAAGGATGAGCAGCTGCAACAAGGGTCAAAGTTCCTGCAGGGCCTGCTGCTGGGAAACTGTAGCGTGGCTCAGATGATACTCGATACAGTGAAGAACAG TGTGTTTGGATGGGATCATGTCACTCAGGGATTAGTGCAGCTGGGCTTCTTCCTCATGGACACATTTGGACCCAAACCTGGACCTTTTGGCAAGAGCACAGACGGTCCACTTGGTGTAGCCCGGACCCCTACTCAGCAGGCATGTAAGCTGGGAAGACAGGTTCTCCTGCAGGGCTTTAAG ATGCATGAGCCTATCAGAGGAGAGATACTGGAGCAGGTCTTAAATCGACTGGTCACAAAGACAGCCTCCCCTGTCAGTCATTACTTAg AGCTTTTTTCAGACATTGCGGTCTCTGCACCAATGATTCTCCTGGAGTCATCCTCCAAGGTTATCGAGACATTCGACAATTTGTCGTACCTGCCATTGACCACTGTTCAAGGTCTGCTAAAAGCTGTTCAG CCTCTTCTCAAAGTCAGCATGTCCTTGAAAGATGCTTTAATTCTGGTTCTTCGCAAGGCCATGTTTTCCAG CCAACTGGATGGCAGGAAGTCTGCAGTGACTGGCTTCTTGTTGTTGCTGAAAAATTTCAAAGTGTTGGGCAGCTTGGCTTCAAGTCAGTGTAGTCAGGCAGTTTCCTCCAGCCAG GTCCAAGTGGATGTTCATTCTCGCTACAACTCCGCTGCTAACGAAGCATTTTGCTTGGAGATCCTCAGTAGCCTGCGTCGCTGCCTTGGCCAGCAGGCCGATGTGCGCCTGATGCTCTATGAG GGTTTCTATGATGTTCTCCGTCGCAACTCTCAGCTTGctagctccatcatgcagaccCTCCTGCTACAA CTAAGGCGGTACTACGAGCCTGAACAAGATCTCCTGCCCCCTGTGAAACTAGAGCCATGCATCACTGCTCATGGAGACCAGGTCTACCTCCAGGAGCCTCTG GCTCATCTGGTGAGCTGTACTGTACACTGCCTGCTGTGGCTGCAGAACATGCGGCAGTCTGCACACCCCAATGCTggtgacagtgatgatgatgaggaagaggaggagggataTCAGTCTGACCTGCAGACACTCCTAGAGAGCACAACACGACGCATGATCAAGTGTGAACTGGAGGATTTTGAACTG GACAAGTCAGCAGAGTTTTCAATGGGATCCAGCGTTGGAGTGAAGAATAACATCTATGCTGTGCTGGTGATGGGCGTTTATGAGGTCCTAATGGAGTATAACTTCATCAAAGCCAACTACAA TAAAAGCCACTTTGAGGAGATTATTGAGTTATTTAGCCGCTACCACAAGCTGTCTGAAATCTTGAAGGAGAAATCTGGAAAAGGTCGACTGCCCTCACACAAGACCCCCCGCAGTTTGCTTTCTATGGGCTTCATATCGACTCTCATCACTGTGCTCTTCAG AGACAATAGTCAAAGCAGAGAGGAGGCTCTCTCAGTGCTCCGCTCAAATGGAGAGTTTGTGCGTTACGCACTAAGTGTAGTTGTACAGAAGATACAGCAGCTGGAGGAAACTGGACATACAGACGGTCCAGATGGACAGAACCCAGACAGGACCTTCCGCTTCCTCTGTGACATGACAAG TGTGCTGATGTGGCGTTACACCAACATCCCCAGTGTGGTGGAAGAGgcagggaagaaagagaagcGCTCCAGCTTGGCCCAGCTGTGTTTGGAGGGTCTGCTGAGAATCTTCACAACCAGCCAGCAGCGCTACCCGGACAAGATGGCCCAACTCTTCTCTGCTATGG ACATTGCACAAGATGATCCAGAGCAAGATGATGCCACAGAGATGAACTACTTTTACATCCGACAGTTTCAG AGGGCGCTGTTTACCCAGCTAAGTGGAGGCGAGGAGGACTTCAACAGCAAAGAAGCTCAGCTGTTGGTCAGCATTTTAAGTGTCCTTTCACGCCAACTAAATCCCTCCTCCAAACAG TTTGTTCAGATGACCACTTGGACTGTAAAAATCTGCAAAGAGACTAGTTTTG agGATTCTGCATTCTGTAAGGGGCTGCTCTCTCTCCTCTTCAACCTGCACGTCCTCTACAAGAGTCCTGTAAGCCTTTTACTGGAGTTGTCCCAAGACATTCACAGCAAACTGGGAGATATTGATCAG GAAGTGGAGGTGGAAAACCAGTCCCATTTTGCCATCGTCAACATGAAAactgcaacagcagcagca CTGCTTGTTTTGTCTCAAGTTGACAGAGTGCTTGATGAAGTGGATTGGCTTATTGccacaaagaaaaatcagacaGTTTCTGATAAATTTGGCACAG GTGAGGCCACCCAGGCTGCAGACCAACAGGATGCAGTTGAGAAAGCTGTGACGCTACAGCTGGGAACTCTCTTGACAGCATTAAATGAGCTGGTCCAGACGGCCCACCTGCCAGGAACCTGCACCCTTTCACTACTAAGAGAGCTGAGTCGTACttacaccaccctcaccacctTGGTCAAATAT TACATCCAGAGGTGTGCCAGTCGGCCCGGTGCGCTACCCGCTCGCTTTGAGAAGCTG ATCAAACTATCTGGTTCCCACCTTACACCACAGTGCTACATCTTCATCACATTCGCACAG AGCGGAGACATGAGTGGAGGTGCAgatgacaagaagaagaaaagaaggaatGAAGTGAACATCGCTGCCTCT GCAAAGCTTCTGCGTGAGACAAAGGCCATTCCTAACTTGATCTTCAGCATTGAACAGTATGAGAAGTATCTAATCGCACTCTCAAAGAAATCAAAG GTAAATCTGATGCAGTACATGAAGCTGAGCACCTCAAGAGATTTCCGCATCAATGCAGCTACTCTGGATGCAGCTCTCCAGGAACAGGACTGCAGCCAGGAG gagacCACAGAGTCGCAGGACACAGAGGAGACACAGGaacccaaaaagaaaaagagaaaaaagtga
- the ces2b gene encoding uncharacterized protein ces2b has translation MKPHARQTCFLMYVLFLGVTADLQSLEVHTKLGSLRGEYVRVKGKSSGVHAFLGVPFAKPPVGPSLRLTAPQPADAWEGVREATKQPPMCIQNVEAVQDLLKKMDAGVLDLPDISEDCLYLNIYTPANRANNAKLPVMVWIHGGGFAMGSASMYDGSALAAYQDVVVVVIQYRLGLLGFLSTGDEHVSGNFGLLDQVQALRWIKENIHNFGGNPDLVTIFGESAGGVSVSLHLLSPLSDGLFHRAIAESGTAAMDLLVGGDPVPMMQMAANSSGCSLESTKKISECMRSLDINTIITLAKDVNLRFNIYVDGHFLTKPANELFEKHELITVPFMTGVNNHEGGWILPHYFGLPNWSEGMDREHVVNFLSMLYPNPKDAVMKDLIVNEYVGTGEDRVRNRDGFTQVMGDLYFTIAAIKTANAHRDAGAPVYLYEYQHPPSFLRSKRPSFVGSDHGDEMFIVLGSCFTTTHVKLTDGCPEEEEELSRTMMSYWANFARTGSPNGDGLVHWPKYGADEEYLSIDLKEQVTAQHLKKNQFIFMTEILPEKIQQHKEALEVHTKLGSLRGEYVRVKGKSSGVHAFLGVPFAKPPVGPSLRLTAPQPADAWEGVRDATKQPPMCIQNVEAVQELFKKMDAGVLDLPDISEDCLYLNIYTPANRANNAKLPVMVWIHGGGFTLGSASMYDGSALAAYQDVVVVVIQYRLGLLGFLSTGDEHVSGNFGLLDQVQALRWIKENIHNFGGNPDLVTIFGESAGGMSVSFHLLSPLSDGLFHRAIAESGTAALDLLVGGDPVPMMQMAANSSGCSLESTKKISECMRSLDINTIITLAKDVNLRFNIYVDGHFLTKPANELFEKHELITVPFMTGINNHEGGWILPHFFGLPNWSEGMDREHVVNFLSMLYPNPKDAVMKDLIVNEYVGTGEDRVRNRDGFTQVMGDLYFTIAAIKTANAHRDAGAPVYLYEYQHPLSFLRSKRPSFVGSDHGDEMFIVLGSCFTTTHLKLTNGCPEEEEELSRTMMSYWANFARTGSPNGDGLVHWPKYGADEEYLSIDLKEQVTARHLKKKQFIFMTEILPEKIRQHKEALEVHTKLGSLRGEYVRVKGKSSGVHAFLGVPFAKPPVGPSLRLTAPQPADAWEGVRDATKQPPMCIQNAEIVQDLLKKMDAWVVDLPDISEDCLYLNIYTPANRANNAKLPVMVWIHGGGFNMGSASIYDGSALAAYQDVVVVVIQYRLGLLGFLSTGDEHMSGNFGLLDQVQALRWIKENIHNFGGNPDLVTIFGESAGGVSVSLHLLSPLSDGLFHRAIAESGTAAIDFFVGRDPVPVMQALANASGCSLESTKKIGECMRSLDIDTVITLTKDPKYMLPLNIDGHFLTKPVNELFEKHELLTVPFMTGMNNHEGGWLMASYLAPPNWTEGMDRNNIVDLLSMIYPNPNDSFIKDLIVEEYVGTGEDRVRNRDGYTEIIGDFYFTLGAIKTANAHRDAGAPVYLYEYQHPPSFLSKKRPSFVRSDHGDEIFIVLGFCFTTTHAKLTDGCPEEEEEFSRTTMSYWANFARTGSPNGDGLVHWPKYGADEEYLSIDLKEQVTARHLKKKQFIFMTEILPEKIRLHKETMEHSEL, from the exons ATGAAGCCCCACGCGAGACAAACTTGCTTCcttatgtatgttttatttctcgGTGTCACTGCAGATCTGCAAT CACTGGAAGTCCACACCAAGCTCGGGAGCCTGAGAGGCGAGTATGTGAGGGTAAAGGGAAAGAGCTCGGGGGTCCACGCCTTCCTGGGTGTTCCATTTGCCAAGCCCCCCGTTGGCCCCTCTCTGAGACTGACTGCACCTCAGCCTGCAGATGCATGGGAAGGAGTGAGAGAAGCCACCAAGCAGCCACCCAT GTGCATTCAAAATGTGGAAGCTGTTCAAGATCTGCTTAAGAAAATGGATGCCGGGGTGCTAGATCTACCAGACATTTCAGAGGACTGCCTTTACCTCAACATTTACACTCCTGCAAACAGAGCCAACAATGCCAAACTTCCA GTCATGGTGTGGATCCATGGAGGTGGCTTTGCTATGGGATCTGCTTCTATGTACGATGGTTCTGCCCTGGCTGCATACCAGGATGTGGTTGTGGTTGTAATCCAGTACCGACTGGGACTTCTGGGCTTCCTCAG CACTGGAGATGAACACGTGTCAGGGAACTTTGGTCTGCTGGATCAGGTACAAGCCCTGAGGTGGATCAAGGAGAACATCCACAACTTTGGAGGAAACCCAGATTTAGTCACCATATTTGGGGAGTCTGCTGGTGGAGTGAGCGTTTCCCTCCAT CTTCTTTCACCACTGTCTGACGGACTGTTCCACCGTGCCATTGCTGAGAGTGGTACGGCTGCAATGGATTTACTTGTGGGTGGTGATCCTGTCCCAATGATGCAG ATGGCTGCCAATTCATCTGGTTGTAGCCTTGAAAGCACAAAGAAGATCAGTGAATGCATGAGAAGCCTTGATATCAATACCATCATCACACTTGCAAAG GATGTGAATTTGAGATTTAATATATATGTTGATGGACACTTCCTGACAAAACCTGCAAATGAGCTGTTTGAAAAACATGAACTCATCACTGTGCCTTTCATGACTGGCGTTAACAACCACGAGGGGGGATGGATTTTACCTCAT TACTTTGGTCTACCAAACTGGTCAGAAGGGATGGATCGGGAGCACGTTGTGAACTTTCTGTCAATGTTATATCCTAAT CCCAAAGATGCAGTCATGAAAGATTTGATTGTAAATGAATATGTTGGGACTGGTGAAGATCGTGTGAGAAACAGAGATGGATTCACCCAGGTGATGGGAGATTTGTATTTCACTATTGCAGCAATCAAAACTGCAAATGCTCACAGAG ATGCAGGCGCTCCTGTATACCTGTATGAGTACCAGCATCCTCCGTCATTCCTACGGTCAAAAAGACCAAGCTTTGTTGGGAGTGATCATGGAGATGAGATGTTTATAGTGCTGGGATCTTGTTTCACAACTACCCATGTAAAATTAACTG ATGGGTGccctgaagaggaggaggagcttaGCAGGACCATGATGAGCTACTGGGCCAACTTTGCTCGCACTGG ATCTCCCAACGGGGACGGCCTTGTCCACTGGCCAAAGTATGGAGCAGATGAAGAGTACCTGTCCATTGATTTAAAGGAGCAGGTAACTGCTCAACACCTGAAGAAGAACCAGTTCATCTTCATGACTGAAATCCTGCCAGAGAAGATCCAGCAGCATAAAGAGG CACTGGAAGTCCACACCAAGCTCGGGAGCCTGAGAGGCGAGTATGTGAGGGTAAAGGGAAAGAGCTCGGGGGTCCACGCCTTCCTGGGTGTTCCATTTGCCAAGCCCCCCGTTGGCCCCTCTCTGAGACTGACTGCACCTCAGCCTGCAGATGCATGGGAAGGAGTGAGAGACGCCACCAAGCAGCCACCCAT GTGCATTCAAAATGTGGAAGCTGTTCAAGAACTGTTTAAGAAAATGGATGCCGGGGTGCTAGATCTACCAGACATTTCAGAGGACTGCCTTTACCTCAACATTTACACTCCTGCAAACAGAGCCAACAATGCCAAACTCCCA GTCATGGTGTGGATCCATGGAGGTGGCTTTACTTTGGGATCTGCTTCTATGTACGATGGTTCTGCCCTGGCTGCATACCAGGATGTGGTTGTGGTTGTAATCCAGTACCGACTGGGGCTTCTGGGCTTCCTCAG CACTGGAGACGAACACGTGTCAGGGAACTTTGGTCTGCTGGATCAGGTACAAGCCCTGAGGTGGATCAAGGAGAACATCCACAACTTTGGAGGAAACCCAGATTTAGTCACCATATTTGGGGAGTCTGCTGGTGGAATGAGTGTTTCTTTCCAT CTTCTTTCACCACTGTCTGACGGACTGTTCCACCGTGCCATTGCTGAGAGTGGTACGGCTGCATTGGATTTACTTGTGGGTGGTGATCCTGTCCCAATGATGCAG ATGGCTGCCAATTCATCTGGTTGTAGCCTTGAAAGCACAAAGAAGATCAGTGAATGCATGAGAAGCCTTGATATCAATACCATCATCACACTTGCAAAG GATGTGAATTTGAGATTTAATATATATGTTGATGGACACTTCCTGACAAAACCTGCAAATGAGCTGTTTGAAAAACATGAACTCATCACTGTGCCTTTCATGACTGGCATTAACAACCACGAGGGGGGATGGATTTTACCTCAT TTCTTTGGTCTACCAAACTGGTCAGAAGGGATGGATCGGGAGCACGTTGTGAACTTTCTGTCAATGTTATATCCTAAT CCCAAAGATGCAGTCATGAAAGATTTGATTGTAAATGAATATGTTGGGACTGGTGAAGATCGTGTGAGAAACAGAGATGGATTCACCCAGGTGATGGGAGATTTGTATTTCACTATTGCAGCAATCAAAACTGCAAATGCTCACAGAG ATGCAGGCGCTCCTGTATACCTGTATGAGTACCAGCATCCTCTGTCATTCCTACGGTCAAAAAGACCAAGCTTTGTTGGGAGTGATCATGGAGATGAGATGTTTATAGTGCTGGGATCTTGTTTCACAACTACTCATTTAAAATTAACTA ATGGGTGccctgaagaggaggaggagcttaGCAGGACCATGATGAGCTACTGGGCCAACTTTGCTCGAACTGG ATCTCCCAACGGGGACGGCCTTGTCCACTGGCCAAAGTATGGAGCTGATGAAGAGTACTTGTCCATTGATTTAAAGGAGCAGGTAACTGCTCGGCACCTGAAGAAGAAGCAGTTCATCTTCATGACTGAAATCCTGCCAGAGAAGATCCGGCAGCATAAAGAGG CACTGGAAGTTCACACCAAGCTCGGGAGCCTGAGAGGCGAGTATGTGAGGGTAAAGGGAAAGAGCTCGGGGGTCCACGCCTTCCTGGGTGTTCCATTTGCCAAGCCCCCCGTTGGCCCCTCTCTGAGACTGACTGCACCTCAGCCTGCAGATGCATGGGAAGGAGTGAGAGACGCCACCAAGCAGCCACCCAT GTGCATTCAAAATGCGGAGATTGTTCAAGATCTGCTTAAGAAAATGGATGCCTGGGTGGTAGATCTACCAGACATTTCAGAGGACTGCCTTTACCTCAACATTTACACTCCTGCAAACAGAGCCAACAATGCCAAACTCCCA GTCATGGTGTGGATCCATGGAGGTGGCTTCAATATGGGATCTGCTTCTATTTACGATGGTTCTGCCCTGGCTGCATACCAGGATGTGGTTGTGGTTGTAATCCAGTATCGACTGGGACTTCTGGGCTTCCTCAG CACTGGAGACGAGCACATGTCAGGGAACTTTGGTCTGCTGGATCAGGTACAAGCCCTGAGGTGGATCAAGGAGAACATCCACAACTTTGGAGGAAACCCAGATTTAGTCACCATATTTGGGGAGTCTGCTGGTGGAGTGAGCGTTTCCCTCCAT CTTCTTTCACCACTGTCTGACGGACTGTTCCACCGTGCCATTGCTGAGAGTGGTACGGCTGCAATAGATTTCTTTGTGGGGCGTGATCCTGTCCCAGTGATGCAG GCACTTGCGAATGCATCTGGTTGTAGCCTTGAAAGCACAAAGAAGATCGGTGAATGCATGAGAAGCCTTGATATAGATACCGTCATCACACTTACAAAG GATCCAAAATACATGCTTCCTTTAAATATTGATGGACATTTCCTGACCAAACCTGTGAATGAGCTGTTCGAAAAACACGAACTCCTCACTGTGCCTTTCATGACTGGCATGAATAACCACGAGGGGGGATGGCTAATGGCTAGT TACCTTGCTCCTCCAAACTGGACAGAAGGAATGGATCGGAATAACATCGTGGACTTGCTGTCTATGATCTACCCAAAT CCCAACGATTCATTTATCAAAGATTTGATTGTAGAAGAATATGTTGGGACTGGTGAAGACCGCGTGAGAAACAGAGATGGATACACTGAGATAATTGGagatttttatttcactctTGGAGCCATCAAAACTGCAAATGCTCACagag ATGCAGGCGCTCCTGTATACCTGTATGAGTACCAGCATCCTCCATCATTCCTGAGCAAAAAAAGACCAAGCTTTGTTAGGAGTGATCATGGAGATGAGATCTTTATAGTGCTGGGATTTTGCTTCACAACTACCCATGCAAAATTAACTG ATGGGTGccctgaagaggaggaggagtttaGCAGGACAACGATGAGCTACTGGGCCAACTTTGCTCGCACTGG ATCTCCCAACGGGGACGGCCTTGTCCACTGGCCAAAGTATGGAGCAGATGAAGAGTACCTGTCCATTGATTTAAAGGAGCAGGTAACTGCTCGGCACCTGAAGAAGAAGCAGTTCATCTTCATGACTGAAATCCTGCCAGAGAAGATCCGGCTGCATAAAGAGACCATGGAGCACAGCGAGCTTTAG